A stretch of the Nitrospirota bacterium genome encodes the following:
- a CDS encoding YbaN family protein, giving the protein MYKPLLIALGFICIGLAVLGIVLPLLPTTPFLLLAAACFAKSSKKLHDWLLRNKTFGPLIKQWQETRSMTRKTKVYALISVFVVGGTSFISLNTFIMRLILIAALVLPVVIILKIKTTESL; this is encoded by the coding sequence ATGTATAAACCTTTACTCATCGCTTTAGGATTTATCTGCATAGGGCTGGCGGTCCTCGGAATAGTCCTTCCGTTGTTGCCGACGACTCCTTTCCTTCTGCTGGCCGCTGCTTGTTTTGCAAAATCTTCAAAAAAACTTCATGACTGGTTATTGAGGAATAAAACCTTCGGTCCCCTTATCAAACAGTGGCAGGAAACGAGGAGTATGACCCGGAAGACCAAGGTCTATGCCCTCATCTCTGTTTTTGTAGTAGGGGGGACATCTTTTATTTCTCTGAATACTTTTATTATGAGGCTGATTCTGATTGCAGCCCTCGTATTGCCTGTTGTAATCATACTGAAAATCAAGACCACGGAGTCTTTGTAA
- a CDS encoding DUF1059 domain-containing protein: protein MSRKYIDCRDYPGDVKCTVAISADTDDELLKAAVQHGTSVHGYPDTPDVRKKLRDSFKEGTPKA, encoded by the coding sequence ATGTCAAGAAAATACATAGATTGCAGAGATTATCCTGGTGATGTTAAGTGTACTGTTGCTATTTCAGCCGATACCGATGATGAGCTCCTGAAAGCCGCTGTTCAACACGGTACCTCAGTGCATGGATATCCGGATACTCCCGATGTTCGGAAAAAATTGCGCGATTCATTTAAAGAGGGGACACCCAAGGCCTGA